In bacterium, the following proteins share a genomic window:
- a CDS encoding replication-associated recombination protein A: protein MSGDLFGGGEDGTAPGPRAEAANGALAPLADRMRPRTLDEVVGQVHLIGPDGPLRRLLQAGNLPSLLLWGPPGCGKTTLARLVAGLGGARFLEYSAVAVGSRELKEVMAEAGRLQRATGRRTILFLDEIHRFNKAQQDALLPWVERGDVTLIGATTENPSFEVNSALISRTRLFVLAPLSVEDVGRLLRRAAAAPQGLDGRPAFADEALDLLARLSEGDARAALGLLESVAAAAGDEGAEAPLDAAAVTRLVQTRAARYDKAGEEHFNIISALHKSMRNSDPQAAVYWLARMLESGEDPLYVARRLVRFASEDVGLADPDALVRTIAARDAAHQLGMPEGALALAQAAVYLALAPKSNALYRAYSAAAAEVAGGTNPPVPLHLRNAPTRLMKEVGYGDGYVYAHDLPEGLGEMTCLPDELAGTAFYQPGRRGFEAELAGRIEQIRLWHERRRRRAAGEETTDDDRTGNGRPATGNPGGDG from the coding sequence ATGAGCGGCGACCTGTTCGGCGGCGGTGAAGACGGCACGGCACCCGGCCCGCGGGCCGAGGCGGCCAACGGGGCGCTGGCCCCGCTGGCCGACCGCATGCGCCCGCGTACGCTGGACGAGGTGGTCGGCCAGGTCCACCTGATCGGGCCCGACGGACCGCTGCGCCGCCTGCTGCAGGCCGGCAACCTGCCCTCGCTGCTGCTGTGGGGCCCACCCGGCTGCGGCAAGACCACGCTGGCCCGACTGGTCGCCGGCCTGGGCGGCGCGCGCTTCCTCGAGTACAGCGCGGTGGCCGTCGGCTCGCGCGAACTGAAGGAAGTGATGGCCGAGGCGGGACGCCTGCAGCGCGCCACCGGCCGCCGCACCATCCTCTTCCTCGACGAGATCCACCGCTTCAACAAGGCCCAGCAGGACGCGCTGCTGCCGTGGGTCGAGCGCGGCGACGTCACCCTGATCGGCGCCACCACCGAGAACCCCTCGTTCGAGGTGAACAGTGCGCTCATCTCGCGCACGCGGCTGTTCGTGCTGGCACCGCTCTCGGTGGAGGATGTCGGCCGCCTGTTGCGCCGCGCCGCCGCCGCGCCGCAGGGACTGGACGGACGCCCCGCCTTCGCCGACGAGGCTCTCGACCTGCTCGCCCGCCTGAGCGAGGGCGATGCCCGCGCCGCACTCGGCCTGCTCGAGAGCGTGGCCGCGGCCGCCGGCGACGAGGGCGCTGAGGCGCCGCTCGACGCAGCCGCCGTCACGCGCCTGGTGCAGACGCGCGCCGCCCGCTACGACAAGGCCGGCGAGGAGCACTTCAACATCATCTCGGCGCTGCACAAGAGCATGCGCAACAGCGACCCGCAGGCGGCCGTGTACTGGCTGGCGCGCATGCTCGAGAGCGGCGAGGATCCCCTCTACGTGGCGCGGCGCCTGGTGCGCTTCGCCAGCGAGGACGTCGGCCTGGCCGACCCCGACGCCCTGGTGCGCACCATTGCCGCGCGTGACGCCGCCCACCAGCTGGGCATGCCCGAGGGTGCACTGGCCCTGGCGCAGGCCGCGGTTTACCTGGCGCTGGCGCCCAAGAGCAATGCACTGTACCGCGCGTACAGTGCCGCGGCGGCCGAAGTGGCCGGCGGCACCAATCCCCCGGTGCCGCTACACCTGCGCAATGCGCCGACCCGCCTGATGAAAGAAGTGGGCTACGGCGACGGCTATGTGTACGCTCACGACCTGCCGGAAGGGCTGGGCGAGATGACCTGCCTGCCCGACGAGCTGGCCGGCACCGCTTTCTACCAGCCGGGCCGCCGCGGCTTCGAGGCCGAACTGGCGGGCCGCATCGAGCAGATCAGGCTATGGCACGAACGCCGGCGCAGGCGCGCTGCCGGCGAGGAAACAACGGACGACGACCGCACCGGCAACGGACGGCCGGCAACAGGCAATCCAGGAGGCGACGGATGA
- a CDS encoding YraN family protein has protein sequence MPARARAARGAWAEHLAEAVLVACGYATLDRRYRIPGGEIDLVVRRGADLVFVEVKARAADGAGEPECFLAEGQRRRVRRAALAWLAAHPQSGGPRLRFDVVAIVHHGPDGGVDIRHLPGAF, from the coding sequence ATCCCCGCTCGCGCCCGTGCCGCCCGCGGCGCCTGGGCCGAGCACCTGGCCGAGGCCGTGCTCGTCGCCTGCGGCTACGCCACACTCGACCGGCGGTACCGCATCCCCGGCGGCGAGATCGACCTGGTCGTCCGGCGCGGCGCCGACCTTGTCTTCGTGGAGGTGAAGGCCCGCGCTGCCGACGGCGCCGGCGAGCCGGAGTGCTTCCTTGCCGAGGGCCAGCGGCGCCGCGTACGGCGGGCGGCCCTGGCCTGGCTGGCCGCACACCCGCAATCCGGGGGGCCGCGCCTGCGGTTCGACGTCGTGGCCATCGTGCACCACGGGCCCGACGGGGGCGTGGACATCCGCCACCTGCCGGGCGCCTTCTGA
- the pfkA gene encoding 6-phosphofructokinase codes for MKRIGVLTGGGDAAGMNAALRAVVRTAWRHGAEVIGINKGWLGLAEGTYQTMSPGSVSGILQKGGTILRTFRYPQFATAEGAAPVGRTLKKLKLDGMVIIGGDGSFRGGTKLEKEFGIPCIGVPATIDNDIPGTDYSIGFDTALNIAIDAVDKVRDTATSHGRIFVIEVMGREYGLLAAQTAIATGAEEVLLPEVPWKIDEVCSRIADGYSRGKHHALIIVAEGAGKASYVSFEIKARLNRDVRMVVLGHVQRGGAPSGFDRILASRLGHHAAESLFEGQHGIMVGVVSNKIQTSPLEKKSKAAAKAVLKDARLMELLV; via the coding sequence ATGAAGAGGATCGGAGTGCTGACCGGCGGTGGCGACGCGGCGGGCATGAACGCCGCACTGCGCGCGGTCGTACGCACGGCCTGGCGCCACGGCGCCGAAGTCATCGGCATCAACAAGGGCTGGCTCGGCCTGGCCGAGGGCACGTACCAGACGATGTCGCCGGGCTCGGTCAGCGGGATCCTGCAGAAGGGCGGCACCATCCTGCGCACCTTCCGCTATCCCCAGTTCGCCACTGCCGAAGGTGCGGCTCCGGTCGGGCGGACGCTGAAGAAGCTGAAGCTCGACGGCATGGTCATCATCGGCGGCGACGGCAGCTTCCGCGGCGGCACCAAGCTCGAGAAGGAATTCGGCATACCCTGCATCGGCGTGCCGGCGACCATCGACAATGACATTCCCGGCACCGACTACAGCATCGGCTTCGACACGGCGCTGAACATCGCCATCGATGCCGTGGACAAGGTGCGGGACACCGCCACCAGCCACGGGCGCATCTTCGTCATCGAGGTGATGGGACGCGAGTACGGCCTGCTGGCGGCGCAGACGGCCATCGCCACCGGCGCCGAGGAAGTGCTCCTGCCCGAGGTGCCGTGGAAGATCGACGAGGTGTGCAGCCGCATTGCCGACGGCTACTCGCGGGGCAAGCACCATGCGCTGATCATCGTGGCCGAGGGCGCGGGCAAGGCCTCGTACGTGTCGTTCGAGATCAAGGCGCGGCTGAACCGCGACGTGCGCATGGTCGTGCTGGGACACGTGCAGCGCGGCGGCGCGCCGTCGGGCTTCGACCGCATCCTGGCCAGCCGGCTGGGCCACCACGCGGCCGAATCGCTGTTCGAGGGCCAGCACGGCATCATGGTGGGTGTCGTGTCCAACAAGATCCAGACCAGCCCGCTCGAGAAGAAGAGCAAGGCGGCGGCCAAGGCCGTACTCAAGGACGCGCGCCTGATGGAGCTTCTGGTCTGA
- a CDS encoding phosphopentomutase: MARAILIVLDGLGVGGAPDAASYGDTGSDTLANMAAAVGGLTVPNLASLGLGNLHAIQGVTPVAAPRAGYGRLVEISAGKDSTTGHWELMGVVTEEPFPTYPNGFPADLLAEFTRRTGYGVIGNKAASGTAIIEELGDEHRATRKLIVYTSADSVFQIAAHDEVCDIDELYRVCAIAREMLQPPHQVSRVIARPFRGPSGAYARTPQRHDYSVLPPKELLLPALQQAGVRVDSIGKIYDLYAGMGIDRTHPSRNNAEGMAKLDEVYGAAADGTLILLNLVDFDMLWGHRNDPQGMRGGLEQFDRWLGGFLPRLRAGDLLLMTADHGNDPTTPSTDHSREMVPLLACLGGLERGTDLGTLQGFMDVAATIADFFGAPPPRRGSSFLARLNQRGTA; encoded by the coding sequence ATGGCAAGGGCCATTCTCATCGTCCTGGACGGCCTGGGTGTCGGCGGCGCCCCCGACGCCGCCTCCTACGGCGACACGGGCAGCGACACGCTGGCGAACATGGCGGCGGCCGTGGGCGGGCTGACGGTGCCCAACCTGGCCTCGCTGGGCCTGGGCAACCTGCACGCCATCCAGGGCGTGACGCCGGTCGCCGCTCCGCGCGCGGGCTACGGTCGCCTCGTCGAGATCTCGGCGGGCAAGGACTCTACCACCGGCCACTGGGAGCTGATGGGCGTCGTCACCGAAGAACCGTTTCCGACCTATCCGAACGGTTTTCCGGCCGACCTGCTCGCCGAGTTCACGCGCCGCACCGGCTACGGCGTCATCGGCAACAAGGCGGCCAGCGGCACCGCGATCATCGAGGAACTGGGCGACGAACACCGCGCCACCCGCAAACTGATCGTGTACACCTCGGCCGACAGCGTGTTCCAGATCGCGGCCCACGACGAGGTCTGCGATATCGACGAGCTGTATCGCGTCTGCGCGATCGCCCGCGAGATGCTGCAGCCGCCGCACCAGGTCAGTCGCGTCATCGCGCGGCCGTTCCGCGGGCCGAGCGGCGCCTACGCGCGCACGCCCCAGCGCCACGACTACTCGGTGCTGCCGCCGAAGGAACTGCTCCTGCCCGCGTTGCAGCAGGCGGGCGTGCGCGTGGACTCGATCGGCAAGATCTACGATCTCTATGCCGGCATGGGCATCGACCGCACGCATCCCTCGAGGAACAACGCCGAGGGCATGGCGAAGCTGGACGAAGTCTACGGCGCCGCTGCCGACGGTACGCTCATCCTGCTCAACCTGGTCGACTTCGACATGCTCTGGGGCCATCGCAACGACCCGCAGGGCATGCGCGGCGGTCTGGAACAGTTCGACCGCTGGCTGGGCGGCTTCCTGCCGCGCCTGCGCGCGGGCGACCTGCTGCTGATGACGGCCGACCACGGCAACGACCCGACCACGCCCAGCACCGACCACTCGCGCGAGATGGTGCCGCTGCTGGCCTGCCTGGGCGGCCTCGAACGCGGCACGGACCTGGGCACGCTCCAGGGCTTCATGGATGTCGCGGCCACGATCGCCGACTTCTTCGGCGCGCCGCCGCCGCGTCGCGGGTCCAGCTTCCTGGCCCGCCTGAACCAGCGGGGTACCGCATGA
- a CDS encoding S8 family serine peptidase, translated as MPLLALLLAALLFLWAMPAPAAEAIPTIDPATGIADVDNDGIEDLLQQWRRGEIAFTDLRVHATAAATAAREASTGDAAAPMAVDTVESEKAAGARSQGRLRLLCLDVAPGARAKEIDAAAKSGTCRTIFCTPRFGGVTVLEVDEAGLRALVDAPAQGRLLLDRDGVPALDNSRRAVGAHRVETGAWKLGDDGTFSLAILDSGCDTAHNDLGDPTADNVDGPPPLVGDAGDWFPATSGWPLFPGYKVIGWHDVTDDFPAAAGPWDYNHHGTSLASVAVGRGSIDSAYRGVAPGARLVVVKCYDFDEVWHAWAGDYLTACDWVRDQREVLRISSVLMAVNWDAELGIAGAVTELANAGLTPVVAMGNYGTTGYIGWPARSPGALTVGAVNDNGAVAAFSGRGGWITTKPDIVAPGGGLVSAAGRITCADSEPNDTYSGRWGTSLAAAHVAGALHLLDEALNEQAASLPPGLLSVRTRQAVLRLTAAPVPAAETADGASTTSLPAGTAPRDDRGWGLLRIDAAAQALLVPLRPGVDQTDSLLTGSRQPVVARRLDLQPRVRYLVEALPAPGLDIELVLADPRDLDNDPTGAGVVRLNQGGTGTSEYTYVTTGPDSWQLLAVKRLSGQGAVVLRVREASSFTQQGASRLLPGVVSAGPSVGTFAGFAGPSFVVPSLVTADPVARSVNLLGADGAHRPGWPVFVFPHVSAQGGLNLPLVWDFDSAPGDEIVLSSAYGSVYFFNASGTYQTVNLALNRALTLPVGYFTSSGQKRVMVVDELGNARAWRAGPVQEATASLGHLSPLPPAVGVLLPGGAESIVVAFADGTVTALAAGLTTLVGWPVNLGATPAGPPVLCDLDSDGLHEIVIPVLSGDPASLVFRVLEGNGQPAAGDGAVALAPTGGGWRTVSWPAVGGRPDSGELHVGLFGLADNGQLGADAVWELSKARLDMAGQATSQVVPGLRVHATSAQGALNLTSLLIAPPLAWNHCGGWGTDLASLVHISWFEELYGLTSFPGLSTAWFVDTGDDDGLSVRRPVLPGGAAAGPVAAVGATLVRVSADLLLRLDGVGQVATITPVADLYASDPLWSTARGDGRNTGAYPLEVGASAAPEPVPVAFGVQVHPNPGTGNFRFRFAGDAGGTVDFEVYDLRGRRVGRVAVPAGAGAADWDGRDPDGRPLPAGTYLVRARGMGADAATRLTIVR; from the coding sequence ATGCCATTGCTCGCGCTGCTTCTCGCTGCCCTCCTGTTCCTTTGGGCCATGCCCGCACCCGCCGCCGAAGCGATCCCGACCATCGACCCCGCCACCGGCATCGCCGACGTCGACAACGACGGCATCGAGGACCTGCTGCAACAATGGCGGCGCGGCGAGATCGCCTTCACCGATCTGCGCGTCCACGCCACCGCTGCGGCGACCGCTGCACGCGAAGCATCCACCGGCGACGCCGCCGCACCCATGGCCGTCGACACCGTCGAATCAGAGAAGGCCGCAGGCGCCCGGTCGCAGGGGCGCCTGCGGCTTCTCTGCCTCGACGTTGCCCCGGGCGCGCGCGCGAAGGAGATCGATGCCGCCGCGAAGTCCGGCACCTGCCGCACCATCTTCTGCACGCCGCGCTTCGGCGGCGTCACCGTCCTGGAAGTCGACGAGGCCGGCCTGCGCGCACTCGTCGATGCGCCCGCGCAAGGACGCCTGCTGCTCGACCGCGACGGCGTACCCGCGCTCGACAACTCGCGTCGCGCGGTCGGCGCGCATCGCGTGGAGACCGGCGCCTGGAAGCTGGGCGACGACGGCACGTTCTCCCTGGCCATCCTCGATTCGGGTTGCGACACCGCGCACAACGACCTGGGCGATCCCACCGCCGACAACGTCGACGGGCCGCCGCCGCTGGTCGGCGACGCGGGCGACTGGTTCCCCGCCACCAGCGGCTGGCCGCTGTTCCCCGGCTACAAGGTCATCGGCTGGCATGACGTCACCGACGATTTTCCTGCCGCCGCCGGTCCCTGGGACTACAACCACCACGGGACCTCGCTCGCTTCGGTGGCCGTCGGTCGTGGTTCCATCGACAGCGCCTATCGCGGCGTGGCGCCGGGAGCGCGGCTGGTCGTGGTCAAGTGCTACGACTTCGACGAGGTGTGGCATGCCTGGGCCGGCGACTACCTGACGGCCTGCGACTGGGTGCGTGACCAGCGCGAGGTGCTGCGGATCAGCTCCGTGCTCATGGCCGTGAACTGGGACGCCGAACTGGGCATTGCCGGCGCGGTGACCGAACTGGCGAATGCAGGGCTCACGCCCGTGGTGGCGATGGGCAACTACGGAACCACGGGTTACATCGGCTGGCCCGCCCGTTCTCCCGGAGCACTGACCGTGGGCGCGGTGAACGACAACGGCGCCGTCGCCGCGTTCAGCGGGCGCGGCGGCTGGATCACGACGAAGCCCGACATCGTGGCGCCGGGCGGCGGCCTGGTCAGCGCTGCGGGCCGCATCACCTGCGCCGACAGCGAGCCCAACGACACCTACAGCGGACGGTGGGGGACAAGCCTGGCCGCCGCGCACGTGGCCGGCGCGCTGCACCTGCTCGACGAGGCGCTCAACGAGCAGGCCGCCTCGCTGCCGCCGGGGTTGCTGTCGGTGCGCACGCGGCAGGCGGTGCTGCGGTTGACCGCGGCGCCCGTGCCCGCGGCCGAGACCGCCGACGGCGCTTCCACAACGAGCCTGCCGGCAGGCACGGCGCCTCGCGATGACCGCGGCTGGGGATTGCTGCGGATCGATGCGGCGGCGCAGGCACTGCTCGTGCCTTTGCGGCCGGGCGTGGACCAGACCGACTCGCTGCTGACCGGCAGCCGGCAGCCGGTGGTGGCGCGGCGGCTCGACCTGCAGCCGCGCGTGCGCTACCTGGTCGAGGCGTTGCCGGCGCCCGGTCTCGACATCGAACTGGTGCTGGCCGACCCGCGCGATCTCGACAACGACCCGACCGGAGCCGGCGTGGTGCGGCTGAACCAGGGCGGCACCGGCACTTCCGAGTACACCTACGTGACCACCGGGCCGGATAGCTGGCAACTGCTCGCGGTGAAGCGGCTGTCGGGCCAGGGTGCGGTGGTGTTGCGCGTGCGCGAGGCCTCGTCGTTCACGCAGCAGGGCGCCTCGCGCCTGCTGCCCGGCGTCGTCAGTGCCGGCCCGTCGGTCGGTACCTTCGCCGGATTTGCCGGGCCGTCGTTCGTCGTGCCGTCGCTGGTGACGGCGGACCCGGTCGCGCGATCGGTGAACCTGCTCGGCGCCGACGGTGCGCATCGCCCCGGCTGGCCGGTGTTCGTGTTCCCGCATGTGTCGGCGCAGGGCGGCCTGAACCTGCCGCTGGTCTGGGACTTCGACAGTGCGCCGGGCGACGAGATCGTGCTCAGCTCGGCCTACGGCTCCGTCTACTTCTTCAACGCCTCGGGCACCTACCAGACGGTGAACCTTGCGCTCAACCGCGCGCTGACGCTGCCCGTGGGCTACTTCACATCATCCGGCCAGAAGCGCGTGATGGTGGTCGATGAACTGGGCAACGCCCGCGCCTGGCGCGCCGGCCCGGTGCAGGAAGCGACTGCTTCGCTCGGGCACCTGTCGCCGCTGCCGCCGGCGGTGGGGGTACTGCTGCCCGGCGGGGCCGAGAGCATCGTCGTCGCCTTTGCCGACGGCACCGTGACGGCGCTCGCCGCCGGGCTGACCACGCTGGTGGGCTGGCCCGTGAACCTTGGTGCAACACCGGCGGGGCCGCCGGTGCTCTGCGATCTCGACAGTGACGGGCTCCACGAGATCGTGATCCCGGTCCTGAGCGGGGACCCGGCGAGCCTCGTGTTCCGCGTGCTCGAGGGCAACGGCCAGCCTGCCGCCGGCGACGGCGCCGTGGCCCTGGCGCCCACCGGAGGCGGCTGGCGCACCGTGTCGTGGCCCGCCGTGGGCGGACGTCCGGACAGCGGCGAACTGCACGTGGGGCTGTTCGGGCTGGCGGACAACGGGCAACTCGGCGCGGACGCGGTCTGGGAACTGAGCAAGGCGCGACTCGACATGGCGGGGCAGGCCACGTCACAGGTCGTGCCGGGGCTGCGCGTGCACGCGACCAGCGCGCAGGGCGCACTCAATCTTACCTCTCTGCTGATCGCGCCGCCGCTGGCCTGGAATCACTGCGGCGGCTGGGGTACCGACCTGGCATCGCTCGTCCACATCTCGTGGTTCGAGGAACTGTACGGGCTCACGTCGTTCCCCGGCTTGTCCACGGCCTGGTTTGTCGACACCGGCGATGACGACGGGCTTTCGGTGCGGCGGCCCGTACTGCCCGGCGGCGCTGCGGCCGGACCGGTGGCGGCGGTGGGCGCCACCCTGGTACGTGTCAGCGCCGACCTGCTGCTGCGGCTCGACGGCGTCGGCCAGGTAGCCACCATCACGCCCGTGGCCGACCTCTACGCCTCGGATCCGCTGTGGTCCACGGCCCGCGGCGACGGGCGCAACACTGGCGCCTACCCGCTCGAGGTCGGTGCCAGTGCGGCGCCCGAGCCGGTGCCGGTAGCCTTCGGCGTCCAGGTGCACCCGAATCCCGGCACGGGGAATTTCCGTTTTCGTTTTGCGGGCGATGCGGGCGGAACGGTCGATTTCGAGGTCTACGACCTGCGCGGGCGGCGCGTCGGCCGGGTCGCCGTGCCCGCGGGCGCCGGTGCGGCTGACTGGGACGGCCGCGATCCGGACGGGCGGCCGCTGCCGGCGGGCACCTACCTGGTGCGGGCGCGCGGCATGGGGGCCGATGCGGCCACGCGGCTGACGATCGTGCGCTGA
- a CDS encoding tryptophanase, translated as MDFAFEPYRIKVVEKIQRVSREERERLLVEAGFNVFKVPSAAIYVDLLTDSGTSAMSDMQWAAMMTGDEAYACSKSYADFENTIRDIFGYKHVIPTHQGRAAEGLLFAVGVQPGQVVPNNIHFDTTRANVEHVGGIALDCVADAGLDPELEAPFKGDMSLDKLAAAFAKYGRERIPFVMLTITNNSGGGQPVSMANAKAVSAFCREHRVPLFFDACRFAENAWFIQQREAGYRDKPIKDICREMFALGNGCTMSAKKDALVNIGGFLCLDDDTLAQSATNLLILREGFPTYGGLAGRDLAAVAQGLREVLDPDYLAYRIGQVARLGKRLDEQGVPYVRPTGGHAVYLDARRMLPHLPQSQFPAQVVTAALYLLGGVRAVEIGSLMFEHRDPDTGKLVAPAMELVRLAVPRRVYTHTQLDYVADICGQVMALGERLCGLEVTWEPPSLRHFTARLQPVGGGPLLRGA; from the coding sequence ATGGACTTTGCGTTCGAGCCGTATCGCATCAAGGTGGTCGAGAAGATCCAGCGCGTCAGTCGCGAGGAACGCGAACGGCTGCTGGTCGAGGCGGGATTCAACGTCTTCAAGGTGCCGTCGGCGGCCATCTACGTCGACCTGCTGACCGACAGCGGTACCAGCGCCATGAGCGACATGCAGTGGGCGGCGATGATGACGGGCGACGAAGCCTACGCCTGCAGCAAGTCGTACGCCGACTTCGAGAACACCATCCGCGACATCTTCGGCTACAAGCACGTGATTCCCACGCACCAGGGCCGCGCCGCCGAGGGCCTGCTGTTCGCGGTGGGTGTGCAGCCGGGCCAGGTCGTACCCAATAACATCCACTTCGACACGACCCGCGCCAACGTCGAGCATGTGGGCGGCATCGCCCTCGACTGCGTTGCCGACGCCGGCCTCGATCCCGAACTCGAGGCGCCCTTCAAGGGCGACATGAGCCTGGACAAGCTGGCCGCCGCCTTCGCCAAGTACGGCCGCGAGCGCATTCCCTTCGTGATGCTCACGATCACCAACAACAGCGGCGGCGGGCAGCCCGTCTCGATGGCGAATGCGAAGGCCGTCAGCGCCTTCTGCCGCGAGCACCGCGTGCCCCTGTTCTTCGACGCCTGCCGATTCGCGGAGAATGCCTGGTTCATCCAGCAGCGCGAAGCCGGCTATCGCGACAAGCCCATCAAGGACATCTGCCGCGAGATGTTCGCGCTGGGCAACGGCTGCACGATGAGCGCCAAGAAGGATGCGCTGGTGAACATCGGCGGCTTCCTCTGCCTGGACGACGACACGCTGGCGCAGTCGGCCACGAACCTGCTCATCCTGCGCGAGGGATTTCCCACCTACGGCGGGCTGGCGGGACGCGACCTCGCTGCGGTGGCGCAGGGCCTGCGCGAGGTTCTCGACCCCGACTACCTGGCCTACCGTATCGGACAGGTGGCGCGCCTGGGCAAGCGACTCGACGAGCAGGGCGTTCCGTACGTGCGCCCCACCGGCGGTCATGCCGTCTACCTTGATGCGCGGCGCATGCTGCCGCACCTGCCGCAGTCGCAGTTTCCCGCGCAGGTCGTCACGGCCGCGCTCTACCTGTTGGGCGGCGTGCGGGCGGTGGAGATCGGCAGCCTCATGTTCGAGCATCGCGACCCGGACACGGGCAAGCTCGTGGCGCCGGCCATGGAACTGGTGCGCCTGGCCGTGCCGCGACGCGTCTACACGCACACGCAGCTCGACTATGTGGCCGACATCTGCGGACAGGTGATGGCCCTGGGTGAGCGCCTGTGCGGCCTCGAGGTGACGTGGGAGCCGCCTTCGTTGCGCCACTTCACGGCCCGGCTGCAGCCCGTCGGCGGCGGTCCGCTGCTGCGCGGGGCGTGA